The proteins below come from a single Sorghum bicolor cultivar BTx623 chromosome 4, Sorghum_bicolor_NCBIv3, whole genome shotgun sequence genomic window:
- the LOC8072584 gene encoding E3 ubiquitin-protein ligase EL5 — translation MHMLELPTFECSLVTSRHREHSMGQGSDEGADGAGHSAWPSGGDADTPVAPTAGAAAAMTLGSILTVAGILLLFVIFAFGLASLQYCFQRSERRRRGPRTPAGGSTRGGGTMRTSTSGGVDPELLRSLPVTVYHLATRGADKERQDAVVECAVCLAELQDGEEARFLPRCGHGFHAECVDMWLVSHTTCPLCRLTVSKPDGVSPHPVSSLALPPVPPEPASYATASLPVSVLLGVSGHDVVTAVTTNPSTLVIEIPELAVPTPTLTPCDAAKSPGSARLRSIRRLWSFGRQGAGATSSSCSCAGAGASEGVDLEQGIS, via the coding sequence atgcatatgctcGAGCTCCCCACTTTCGAGTGCTCACTCGTTACATCCAGGCATCGAGAACACAGCATGGGGCAAGGTTCCGACGAAGGCGCCGACGGCGCAGGGCACTCGGCGTGGCCGAGCGGCGGCGACGCCGACACACCCGTGGCGCCCACGGCGGGTGCGGCGGCCGCCATGACGCTCGGCAGCATCCTCACCGTCGCGGGCATCCTCCTGCTCTTCGTCATCTTCGCCTTCGGCCTCGCCTCCCTCCAGTACTGCTTCCAACGGAGCGAGCGGCGGCGCCGTGGTCCGCGGACGCCCGCCGGTGGTAGCACCAGGGGTGGTGGGACGATGCGGACCAGCACCAGCGGGGGCGTCGACCCGGAGCTGCTGCGCTCGCTGCCTGTCACGGTGTACCATCTGGCGACGCGAGGTGCGGACAAGGAGCGGCAGGACGCGGTGGTGGAGTGCGCCGTGTGCCTCGCCGAGCTCCAGGACGGCGAGGAGGCGCGGTTCCTGCCCCGCTGTGGCCACGGCTTCCACGCCGAGTGCGTCGACATGTGGCTCGTCTCCCACACCACCTGCCCGCTCTGCCGGCTCACCGTCTCCAAGCCCGACGGCGTATCTCCTCATCCGGTGTCTTCCTTGGCTCTTCCACCGGTCCCGCCGGAGCCCGCGAGCTACGCCACCGCCAGCCTCCCCGTCAGCGTGCTTCTTGGGGTGTCTGGCCATGACGTGGTCACCGCGGTGACCACGAACCCATCCACCTTGGTGATCGAGATCCCCGAGCTGGCCGTGCCGACGCCGACGCTGACACCGTGCGACGCTGCCAAGTCACCGGGGTCGGCGAGGCTGAGATCGATCAGGAGGCTCTGGAGCTTCGGAAGGCAAGGCGCCGGAGCGACTTCTTCATCCTGCTCATGTGCCGGTGCAGGTGCCAGCGAAGGAGTCGACTTGGAGCAGGGTATCAGCTAG
- the LOC110434819 gene encoding uncharacterized protein LOC110434819: MTDVRPRQSPCRHSIGIEVAPALHVPRCQELRTLGTSSAATTLCLKTIRLQINDIDLLSEGITTIVWPRRIPGFNACLTRTIPARHYRQNFPSRSRTSPSLDFRFPKRNLSLLPDFSVPRRCQLYRPEFNPIKEHKAPAGVPGLGQQRPRCHRHRRWRRLLGHGVLRALARWWRRLGRWRCWGTTSSLWARCQEPRTAGAAPPPFGLSQAAAAPDAYAGGGEPTRDGGAGGTGGAEGIPGLQHLCGRHGVLLTPTRAAWSRTTVMQATSSKAPRPLASSQAAALANAKPRHLDHATEGICLDLGYRRV, translated from the exons ATGACCGATGTGCGCCCTCGCCAGTCGCCATGTAGGCATAGCATAGGGATAGAGGTCGCGCCCGCGCTACACGTCCCACGATGCCAGGAGCTTAGGACACTGGGAACCAGCAGTGCTGCCACCACATTATGTCTG AAAACCATCCGCTTGCAAATCAACGATATAGATCTGCTCTCAGAAGGCATCACCACGATCGTGTGGCCACGGAGAATTCCAGGCTTCAACGCCTGCCTTACTCGCACGATCCCCGCCCGACACTACAGACAAAACTTCCCCTCTCGATCTCGCACGTCGCCCTCTCTTGATTTTCGGTTTCCAAAAAGAAATCTCTCTCTGCTTCCTGATTTCTCGGTGCCTAGAAGGTGCCAGCTTTACCGTCCCGAGTTCAACCCGATCAAGGAGCACAAGGCCCCTGCGGGAGTTCCTGGACTAGGCCAACAGCGTCCACGCTGCCACCGCCATCGGCGATGGCGGCGGCTACTTGGGCATGGAGTACTGCGAGCGCTAGCGAGATGGTGGCGCAGACTAGGGAGGTGGAGGTGCTGGGGAACGACCTCTTCGTTGTGGGCAAGGTGCCAGGAGCCCAGGACTGCCGGCGCTGCTCCGCCTCCGTTTGGCCTCTCCCAGGCCGCCGCTGCTCCTGATGCCTACGCTGGTGGAGGCGAGCCAACAAGGGATGGAGGCGCTGGTGGGACGGGCGGGGCGGAAGGCATACCTGGGCTTCAGCACCTATGTGGGCGTCATGGAGTTCTACTGACACCTACGCGGGCGGCGTGGAGTCGTACGACGGTGATGCAGGCTACTTCCTCGAAGGCTCCTCGGCCACTAGCCTCCAGCCAAGCAGCTGCTCTTGCAAACGCAAAACCAAGGCATCTCGACCACGCCACAGAAG GTATATGTTTGGATTTAGGTTATAGAAGGGTCTAA
- the LOC8072585 gene encoding E3 ubiquitin-protein ligase EL5, producing the protein MPSPTTMALSPPPLTGRPAGGLAWPGQVLYHRETKPWPHRTQCKRTTTSRRLLRSSPSPVATAYIYAAELSTPESRELVPPPHGTPTACRLRQQLELSALRVPSDIRMTQGSDQAGAGAGTPPAPRASAGAAGAMALGSILTVAGILLLFVFFALGIIALQCCINTWDRETAQQQGEQAGRRRRRGPRAPGPAGGSSGGGTMRTTTSRGVDPELLRALPVTVYHHHHHGTSDHHQQDAVVVECAVCLAELQDGEEARFLPRCGHGFHAECVDMWLASHTTCPLCRLTVVSKPDDVSLPPPTPSLALPPVAPEPASYATANLPASVLLGVSDHGAVVAAGAGSTAAMVIEIPELGVPTPTLTTPRDAAKSPGSARLRSIRRLWSFGRQGAGATSSCSCAGAGAGASERVDLEKGIS; encoded by the coding sequence ATGCCTTCCCCAACCACGATGGCTCTCTCACCGCCGCCATTGACCGGCAGACCAGCCGGCGGTCTCGCCTGGCCAGGTCAGGTGCTCTACCACCGGGAAACAAAACCTTGGCCGCACCGCACCCAGTGCAAGCGCACGACAACTTCTCGGCGTCTTCTCCGATCCTCGCCCTCCCCCGTCGCCACGGCGTATATATATGCGGCCGAGCTCTCCACTCCCGAGTCCCGAGAACTCGTTCCACCTCCACACGGCACACCAACGGCTTGCCGGCTGCGCCAACAACTGGAGCTTTCAGCGCTTCGCGTTCCATCAGATATACGTATGACGCAAGGCTCTGACCAAGCAGGCGCCGGCGCTGGCACGCCCCCGGCGCCCAGGGCATCAGCAGGGGCGGCGGGCGCCATGGCGCTCGGGAGCATCCTCACCGTGGCGGGCATCCTCCTGCTCTTCGTCTTCTTCGCCTTGGGCATCATCGCCCTCCAGTGCTGCATCAACACCTGGGACAGGGAAACAGCCCAGCAGCAGGGCGAACAAGCAGGCAGGCGGCGGCGCCGTGGTCCGCGGGCGCCCGGGCCGGCCGGTGGTAGCAGTGGTGGTGGGACGATGCGGACCACCACCAGCAGGGGCGTCGACCCGGAGCTGCTGCGCGCGCTGCCTGTCACGgtgtaccaccaccaccaccacggcaCGTCGGACCACCACCAGCAGGACGCGGTGGTGGTGGAGTGCGCCGTGTGCCTCGCCGAGCTCCAGGACGGCGAGGAGGCCCGGTTCCTGCCCCGCTGCGGCCACGGCTTCCACGCCGAGTGCGTCGACATGTGGCTCGCCTCCCACACCACCTGCCCCCTCTGCCGGCTCACCGTCGTCTCCAAGCCCGACGACGTATCTCTTCCTCCTCCGACACCTTCCTTGGCTCTTCCACCGGTGGCGCCGGAGCCCGCGAGCTACGCCACCGCCAACTTGCCCGCCAGCGTGCTTCTCGGGGTGTCCGACCATGGCGCGGTGGTCGCCGCTGGCGCTGGCTCCACGGCCGCCATGGTGATCGAGATCCCGGAGTTGGGCGTGCCGACGCCGACGCTGACGACCCCGCGCGACGCTGCCAAGTCACCGGGATCTGCGAGGCTGAGATCGATCAGGAGGCTCTGGAGCTTCGGAAGGCAAGGAGCGGGGGCGACTTCTTCCTGCTCCtgcgccggtgccggtgccggtgccagcGAACGAGTCGACTTGGAGAAGGGAATCAGCTAG